Proteins encoded by one window of Chanos chanos chromosome 7, fChaCha1.1, whole genome shotgun sequence:
- the LOC115816669 gene encoding mastermind-like domain-containing protein 1 yields the protein MLLVSQRLDSPRMDPILPGSLKRKLSGATESSPLVNGVSDTSMTQGSAKRPCLEDVTLAIGPSYSQPPFPSGPGVGNQGSVLEGNRINNSNNNGLGSPYSMPPKASPGPTPGGGGGSGSMAQSFNSKGNSNAPSVEQELQEILDELTKNPDPSLPELDIEKILGNKTDEQPSGPVDFIHPEGSGTPKRSPQRPSHLEAHLTRSPGFPQANSPQVGPSPGGAPYSLPHPSKPVPSPLSASPLSSSSQGQNQARSPMLSAALTNRPGSSWHEVSRAQKLQQMASNNKHHSSSGGPPPPPPPAQSGLPTLGQQTSSWAGPSPPYRPGDKLPNSSPHQQPFSPAGSIQSPQSSLISSMAPAPSTGPSPPYRPEKLASPALAQPPFSPQSTLLPGNASAGGSCVTNQGSQASYLPNVPPASGTTRPSPTYRPDKHPSPAGPPQQQTQPPPQTHSFGSQNGQATGMSSQLYKAITSAQPPSSSLKLLIQAQQAQVQGKPQVSMQSQLGKAAGNGSLGPEPFSFNNTKPLRHFDPDPSAPKLSSLSMGAYRNTSMQPTPPTSAAGHARLLQQRMQRGMQTGGMVPHCQELSNEQNSGMLPHLQDPTSVQRPAQGNSCNLLLKNQLMRKQLQQQEKQRQIEQMNGGQMPDCQQVAPFQGSARPLPPECGSYPMGGPQPNSSMLSHTGPLPPGRMGISPGTLPQTGHPTGTFMGNTGSKQPLYHPAQDFGMPMQPTQGMMGMGGPPRQPSHPGPGALRPGMPGPNLAGNSVPTHHLRQALHQGGAMPPRGMFTSQQQAQLWQHQQGVQPPHMDPSNNHHPFPGGSAPPGCGAPSSQFSQLPQRPGMPANFVTHQTPGTRLPPPNQVVAGMGARHIQRMPAAGQPLPSMGQQGLRLRGPLSALAVMKPGAPNMMHPPHGMAPPSYPTSSTGKHMLTQGYGPGHNPGHHKLSPFDFSPQHQANGTMVGVPRGPGEGGGGGGGGGEVDFIETLVGGSSEDWLNNLNMIDEYLEQNS from the exons TTGCCAGGATCACTGAAAAGGAAGCTCAGTGGTGCTACGGAGAGTTCTCCTTTGGTGAACGGGGTGTCTGACACTTCCATGACCCAGGGCAGTGCTAAGCGGCCGTGCCTAGAGGATGTTACCCTGGCCATAGGCCCCAGCTACTCCCAGCCTCCCTTCCCCTCTGGACCAGGGGTAGGCAACCAGGGCAGTGTCCTGGAGGGCAACCGGataaacaacagtaacaacaatgGTTTGGGGTCTCCATACTCTATGCCTCCTAAAGCAAGTCCTGGACCAACACCTGGAGGTGGGGGAGGTTCAGGGAGTATGGCACAGTCCTTTAACTCAAAGGGAAACTCAAATGCTCCGTCAGTGGAGCAAGAACTCCAGGAAATTCTGGATGAACTTACCAAGAATCCTGATCCCTCCTTACCTGAGTTAGACATTGAGAAGATTTTGGGAAACAAGACTGATGAACAGCCAAGTGGCCCTGTAGACTTCATACATCCAGAGGGCAGTGGGACACCCAAGCGTTCCCCTCAGAGACCTTCTCATTTGGAGGCCCACCTTACACGTTCCCCTGGTTTCCCTCAAGCCAACTCTCCCCAGGTTGGCCCAAGTCCTGGTGGAGCTCCGTATAGCTTACCACACCCTTCCAAACCAGTGCCCTCCCCGCTCTCTGCATCGCCCCTATCTTCCTCCTCACAGGGGCAGAACCAGGCACGCTCACCCATGCTCTCAGCTGCCCTTACCAACCGGCCAGGTTCCAGTTGGCACGAGGTTTCGCGGGCACAGAAGCTCCAGCAGATGGCTTCGAACAACAAGCACCATTCTTCTTCTGGGggtccccctccccctccaccaccaGCTCAGTCTGGACTGCCCACACTGGGTCAGCAGACCTCCTCTTGGGCAGGACCGTCTCCTCCTTACAGGCCAGGGGACAAACTGCCCAACTCATCCCCTCACCAACAGCCTTTCAGTCCAGCAGGAAGCATCCAGAGCCCCCAGAGTTCACTCATCTCCAGCATGGCACCTGCACCGTCCACTGGGCCCTCCCCACCTTACCGCCCAGAAAAGCTAGCCAGCCCAGCCCTAGCTCAACCTCCCTTCAGCCCACAAAGCACTCTTTTGCCTGGGAACGCTTCTGCCGGAGGTTCCTGTGTCACCAACCAGGGATCCCAGGCCAGCTACCTTCCAAACGTACCGCCTGCATCAGGGACCACAAGGCCATCTCCAACTTACCGGCCTGACAAACACCCCAGTCCTGCTGGACCACCCCAGCAGCAAACACAGCCTCCTCCCCAGACACACTCCTTCGGCTCACAGAATGGGCAGGCAACCGGGATGTCCAGTCAGTTGTATAAAGCTATTACCTCTGCTCAGCCTCCCAGTAGCAGTCTGAAACTCCTCATACAGGCACAGCAGGCGCAAGTGCAGGGAAAACCACAGGTATCCATGCAGTCGCAGTTGGGTAAAGCAGCAGGCAACGGCAGTTTGGGTCCAGAGCCTTTCTCcttcaacaacactaaacccttGAGGCACTTTGACCCCGACCCGTCAGCACCCAAACTAAGCTCCCTCTCCATGGGGGCTTACCGTAACACCAGCATGCAGCCAACGCCTCCGACGTCGGCCGCGGGGCATGCGCGTCTGCTGCAGCAGCGCATGCAGAGAGGAATGCAAACAGGAGGGATGGTGCCTCATTGCCAAGAG CTGAGCAAT GAGCAGAATTCCGGGATGTTACCTCATCTCCAGGACCCCACCTCAGTGCAGCGTCCTGCCCAGGGTAACAGCTGTAACCTACTGCTGAAGAACCAGCTGATGCGGAAACAGCTTCAACAGCAG GAAAAGCAAAGACAGATTGAGCAAATGAATGGAGGGCAGATGCCAGATTGCCAGCAGGTGGCACCATTTCAAG GTTCAGCTCGTCCACTCCCTCCAGAATGTGGTAGTTACCCCATGGGGGGTCCCCAGCCCAACTCCTCCATGCTCTCCCACACTGGACCCCTACCCCCTGGGCGTATGGGTATCTCTCCTGGCACCCTCCCCCAAACAGGCCATCCTACTGGGACCTTCATGGGTAACACTGGCTCCAAGCAGCCTCTCTACCACCCAGCCCAGGACTTTGGAATGCCCATGCAGCCAACCCAGGGCATGATGGGAATGGGTGGTCCTCCAAGGCAGCCGTCACATCCGGGTCCGGGCGCGCTTCGTCCAGGGATGCCTGGTCCAAACCTCGCGGGGAACTCAGTGCCCACTCACCATCTTCGCCAGGCCTTGCATCAAGGAGGTGCTATGCCTCCGCGAGGGATGTTCACTTCCCAGCAACAGGCTCAGCTCTGGCAGCACCAGCAAGGGGTACAACCTCCTCATATGGACCCTTCCAACAATCATCACCCCTTCCCCGGCGGCAGCGCGCCTCCCGGTTGCGGGGCTCCGTCCTCCCAGTTCTCACAGCTCCCCCAGCGGCCAGGGATGCCTGCAAACTTTGTTACTCATCAGACTCCCGGAACCCGGCTGCCCCCGCCCAACCAGGTGGTGGCTGGAATGGGTGCCAGACACATTCAGAGGATGCCCGCCGCAGGGCAGCCGCTGCCCTCCATGGGCCAACAAGGCCTCAGGCTCCGGGGGCCTCTCTCAGCCCTGGCTGTCATGAAGCCAGGGGCACCAAACATGATGCACCCACCACATGGCATGGCCCCCCCCAGCTACCCAACATCCTCCACCGGTAAACACATGCTGACACAGGGCTACGGCCCCGGTCACAACCCTGGCCACCACAAACTGTCCCCCTTTGACTTTTCTCCCCAGCATCAGGCCAATGGGACCATGGTTGGGGTTCCGAGGGGACCTGGTGagggaggtggtggaggaggaggaggaggagaagtaGATTTCATTGAAACGTTGGTGGGCGGCTCCAGCGAGGACTGGCTGAATAATCTAAACATGATAGATGAATACTTAGAGCAGAACTCATAG